A window of Fodinibius salinus contains these coding sequences:
- a CDS encoding asparagine--tRNA ligase codes for MVYISNLSDHVDEEVTLKGWVYNYRSSGSLYFVEMRDGSGICQCVVAQDAVSDEAWEQTEALRQESSLKITGTVVEDERSIGGHELQVTDLEIYQVAEDYPITPKEHGVDFLMENRHLWLRSKRQWAAMRVRNEIIYAIHTFFQERGFIQMDAPIFTGNAAEGTTNLFETEYFDDQAYLTQSGQLYGEAMAMAHGLIYTFGPTFRAEKSKTRRHLTEFWMIEPEMAFYDLVDNMDLAEDFVTFIVKRVLDRCPKELNALERDTEKLRKTVEGEFPRISYTEAVEQLKSDDMAAMLDQMVEDRKQEIEELKEEREEIKKEKGQAKKWRKAQIDQRVKEIGNRLDQIEEDLRNIPDWRESALNFEWGEDFGGSDETLLTMKYDTPILVHRFPADIKAFYMKRDPEDEKLAMACDMLAPEGYGEIIGGSEREDDLETIQKRVEEHNLPEDIFQWYLDLRQYGSVPHSGFGLGLERTVAWLCGLDHVRETIPFPRMMGRLSP; via the coding sequence ATGGTTTACATCAGCAATTTATCTGACCACGTTGATGAAGAAGTAACGTTAAAAGGCTGGGTATATAATTATCGCAGCAGTGGAAGTCTTTATTTTGTTGAAATGCGTGACGGTTCCGGCATTTGTCAATGCGTAGTGGCGCAAGATGCTGTCAGTGATGAAGCTTGGGAGCAGACAGAAGCACTCCGGCAGGAAAGTTCGCTTAAAATTACTGGAACGGTCGTTGAAGATGAGCGCAGTATCGGCGGACATGAGCTGCAGGTTACCGATTTGGAAATTTACCAGGTTGCTGAGGATTATCCCATTACGCCCAAAGAGCACGGTGTTGATTTTCTGATGGAAAACCGACACCTGTGGTTACGCAGCAAGCGTCAGTGGGCGGCGATGCGTGTGCGTAACGAGATAATCTATGCTATCCATACTTTTTTCCAAGAACGTGGTTTTATACAAATGGATGCCCCCATCTTTACCGGCAATGCCGCTGAGGGTACAACTAATCTTTTTGAGACCGAATACTTTGATGACCAGGCTTATCTTACGCAGTCCGGTCAGCTGTATGGTGAAGCGATGGCCATGGCACATGGATTGATTTATACATTCGGACCAACTTTTCGGGCTGAAAAGAGCAAAACACGACGCCACCTTACCGAGTTTTGGATGATTGAGCCGGAAATGGCTTTTTATGATTTGGTTGACAATATGGATCTGGCCGAAGATTTTGTCACATTTATTGTTAAGCGCGTGCTTGATCGATGTCCCAAAGAGCTTAATGCTCTTGAACGTGATACTGAAAAGCTACGTAAAACGGTAGAAGGAGAGTTTCCCCGCATATCATATACCGAAGCTGTAGAACAGCTTAAGAGCGATGATATGGCCGCTATGTTGGACCAGATGGTGGAAGATCGCAAACAGGAAATCGAAGAGCTTAAAGAAGAGCGCGAAGAGATTAAAAAAGAAAAAGGGCAGGCCAAGAAGTGGCGCAAAGCACAGATCGATCAGCGAGTGAAAGAAATCGGTAATAGGCTCGATCAGATTGAAGAAGATTTGCGCAATATCCCCGACTGGCGCGAATCGGCCCTCAACTTTGAGTGGGGCGAAGATTTTGGTGGGAGTGACGAAACGCTGCTGACAATGAAATACGATACGCCCATTTTAGTACATCGTTTTCCGGCTGACATTAAGGCTTTTTATATGAAGCGTGATCCTGAGGATGAAAAGCTAGCAATGGCATGTGATATGCTGGCTCCTGAAGGCTACGGTGAAATTATCGGCGGTAGTGAGCGCGAAGATGACTTGGAAACGATCCAAAAACGGGTAGAAGAGCATAATTTGCCGGAAGATATTTTCCAGTGGTATTTAGACTTGCGCCAGTATGGATCTGTGCCCCATTCGGGTTTTGGATTGGGGCTGGAACGAACGGTGGCCTGGCTTTGTGGTCTGGATCATGTTAGAGAGACTATTCCATTTCCCCGTATGATGGGACGACTTAGTCCGTAG
- the holA gene encoding DNA polymerase III subunit delta, which translates to MAKKTSIELYSEILDELHSEERKPVYFFYGDEEFFLDKLQEAVEELIPEDQKDFNFDLLYGRDVSPEKVLSIIRSYPMMADQRIVILRNFSELKSYAATDEGYEGEVNDLIPYLEQPNPTTLFVCIDTQKPSGRSKIGKAFKKHAGFHEFEEVPDYRLPDWIIAWARDQHGKKIAPPAAQMLSQYVGNNLKLLSTEIDKVCTFMDTSETIKESHIKKVIGLYREYSVFELKDAVIERNLEEALFIAEQMLQHSKANTGEIIRSVGFFYNVFSNIWQIRRLAGQGSSKQQVQNTLGISNNWYFNKLWEDASAFKLAEMPRIFEALLDADRASKGFTKMDPPTIFLLLIKRIIS; encoded by the coding sequence GTGGCCAAAAAAACCAGTATAGAGCTTTACTCAGAAATTCTGGATGAGCTTCATTCGGAAGAGCGGAAACCGGTGTATTTTTTCTATGGAGATGAGGAGTTCTTTCTGGACAAGCTGCAGGAGGCGGTTGAAGAATTAATCCCCGAAGATCAGAAAGATTTTAATTTTGATCTGCTTTATGGGCGTGATGTTTCCCCTGAAAAGGTGCTTTCTATTATTCGCAGCTATCCCATGATGGCAGATCAACGTATTGTTATTTTGCGTAATTTTAGCGAGTTGAAGAGCTATGCCGCCACGGATGAAGGGTATGAGGGTGAAGTTAATGATCTGATCCCATACCTGGAGCAGCCCAATCCTACCACATTATTTGTTTGCATTGATACCCAAAAACCCTCCGGCCGATCAAAGATTGGCAAAGCCTTTAAAAAACATGCCGGCTTTCATGAATTTGAAGAAGTGCCTGACTACCGCCTTCCTGACTGGATCATTGCATGGGCACGAGATCAGCATGGCAAAAAGATAGCTCCGCCTGCGGCACAAATGCTGTCGCAATATGTGGGTAATAATCTGAAGCTACTGTCCACAGAAATAGATAAAGTGTGTACTTTTATGGACACTTCAGAAACCATCAAAGAGAGTCATATAAAAAAAGTAATTGGTCTTTATCGCGAATATTCGGTGTTTGAGCTTAAAGACGCCGTAATTGAGCGTAACTTGGAAGAAGCCTTGTTCATAGCGGAACAGATGTTGCAACATTCTAAAGCGAACACGGGAGAAATTATTCGTTCCGTGGGGTTCTTTTATAATGTGTTTTCAAACATCTGGCAAATTCGCCGGTTAGCTGGACAGGGTAGTTCCAAGCAACAAGTTCAAAACACCTTGGGTATCAGTAACAACTGGTACTTCAATAAGCTTTGGGAAGATGCTTCAGCTTTTAAGCTGGCCGAAATGCCCAGAATCTTTGAAGCGCTCTTGGATGCCGATCGAGCATCAAAAGGCTTTACCAAGATGGATCCCCCGACAATATTTCTCCTGTTGATTAAGCGGATCATCAGCTAG